The following are from one region of the Arachis duranensis cultivar V14167 chromosome 10, aradu.V14167.gnm2.J7QH, whole genome shotgun sequence genome:
- the LOC107468898 gene encoding receptor-like protein EIX2: protein MFTTCIHSSDSKIHCNEKDKQILLNFKNGAIDPSGLLSTWFSQQDCCHWYGVVCHNFTSRVTQLNLPCSFINGYGYNNFIDKSHCLSGDIPISLLQMEFLEHLDLSNHDFLAMTYNSMNNLSLGNLPYQCGNSSSLHYLDLLGNLNLLIHNLEWLSSASSLKYIDLSGIDLRTETNWVQLMAMLPSLSELYLVDCHLDNMSPSLHFANFTALEVLDLSVNAIYSEVPNWLFNLTCDISYIYLDNNLLRGELPKAMPNFQVLKYLVLSNNDLNGPIPDCLGKLEHLTYLDLSSNLFSGPLPINLGNLSSLVALKARSNYFTGVVSEKHFTNLSNLKFLFVESPNIIFDFDLHWIPPFQLDGVFLGPVGPKPPQWLYTQTSLKSLGFANSKFSFETGDKFGVLYPKLNFSNWWATQ, encoded by the coding sequence ATGTTCACCACTTGCATACACAGTTCCGATTCCAAGATCCACTGCAATGAGAAAGACAAGCAAATCCTTTTGAACTTCAAAAATGGAGCTATAGATCCATCAGGCCTCCTCTCTACATGGTTCTCTCAACAAGATTGCTGCCATTGGTATGGAGTTGTGTGTCACAACTTCACCAGTAGAGTCACACAACTCAATCTCCCTTGTTCATTTATAAATGGCTATGGTTATAATAACTTCATTGATAAATCACACTGTCTCTCAGGTGACATTCCCATATCTTTGTTGCAAATGGAATTTTTAGAACACTTGGATTTGAGTAACCATGATTTCTTAGCTATGACATATAATTCCATGAATAACCTTTCATTAGGTAATCTTCCTTATCAGTGTGGAAACTCTTCAAGCCTTCATTACCTTGATCTATTAGGTAATTTAAACCTTCTAATTCACAATTTGGAATGGCTTTCTAGTGCTTCCTCATTGAAATATATTGACCTTAGTGGTATTGATCTTCGCACGGAAACTAATTGGGTCCAGTTAATGGCTATGCTTCCATCGTTGTCAGAGTTGTACTTGGTTGATTGTCATCTTGATAACATGAGTCCTTCTCTTCATTTTGCTAATTTTACTGCACTTGAAGTTCTTGATCTTTCCGTGAATGCAATTTACTCAGAGGTGCCTAATTGGTTATTCAATCTTACTTGTGATATCTCGTATATTTACCTTGACAATAATCTTTTGAGAGGTGAGTTACCTAAGGCAATGCCAAATTTTCAAGTCTTGAAATACTTGGTTTTGTCTAACAATGATTTAAATGGACCAATTCCAGATTGCTTAGGTAAACTTGAGCATCTCACATACCTTGATTTATCTTCAAACTTATTTTCTGGACCTCTTCCTATAAATTTGGGAAACCTGTCATCTTTAGTTGCCTTAAAGGCCAGGTCTAACTACTTTACAGGAGTTGTGTCTGAAAAACATTTCACAAATCTATCAAATTTAAAGTTCTTGTTTGTGGAATCACCAAACatcatctttgattttgacttACATTGGATACCTCCTTTCCAACTTGATGGTGTATTTTTGGGTCCTGTTGGCCCTAAACCTCCTCAATGGTTGTATACACAGACATCTCTCAAGTCCCTTGGTTTTGCGAActcaaaattttcatttgagaCTGGAGACAAGTTTGGAGTTTTGTATCCAAAATTGAACTTCTCCAATTGGTGGGCAACTCAATAG
- the LOC107468904 gene encoding ATP-dependent (S)-NAD(P)H-hydrate dehydratase isoform X1, with protein sequence MVLMKHVMSSQQLSLLSYANTCMLMASSSVYRRQQFLIRSLGGGIDHSRNMQQDLRSVEVDAESVIRSITPALDPTRHKGQAGKIAVIGGCREYTGAPYFAAISALKIGADLSHVFCTKDAAPVIKSYSPELIVHPVLEESYSVREEDKKTISRKVLAEVDKWMERFDCLVIGPGLGRDPFLLDCVSEIMRHARQTNVPIVIDGDGLFLVTNNIDLVSGYGLAVLTPNVNEYKRLVEKVLSSEVNDVDATQQVLSLAKKIGGVTILKKEKSDLISDGDTVKSVSIYGSPRRCGGQGDILSGSVAVFLSWARQHIIAADPNSNLSCKNPAVLGCVAGSAMMRKAASLAFCHKKRSTVTGDIIECLGESLEDICPAT encoded by the exons ATGGTGTTGATGAAACATGTGATGAGTTCCCAACAGTTATCCTTGTTGAGCTATGCAAACACTTGCATGCTTATGGCTTCTTCATCTGTTTACAGAAGGCAACAGTTCTTGATAAGGTCTCTGGGAGGTGGCATTGACCATTCTAGAAATATGCAGCAAGACTTAAGATCTGTTGAGGTTGATGCTGAGAGTGTTATTAGATCAATTACTCCTGCCCTTGATCCTACTAGACATAAAGGCCAGGCAG gaaaaataGCTGTTATTGGAGGGTGCCGTGAATACACAGGTGCTCCATATTTTGCTGCTATTTCGGCTTTAAAAATT GGTGCGGATCTGTCCCATGTTTTTTGTACAAAAGATGCTGCTCCTGTCATCAAAAGCTACAGTCCAGAGTTGATTGTGCACCCTGTATTGGAAGAATCATACAGTGTCAG GGAGGAGGACAAGAAAACCATATCTCGCAAGGTTCTTGCCGAAGTTGACAAATGGATGGAAAGATTTGATTGTCTTGTCATTGGTCCAGGCCTGGGAAGAGATCCATTCCTTCTA GATTGTGTGAGTGAAATAATGAGACATGCAAGACAGACAAATGTCCCAATTGTGATTGATGGG GATGGACTTTTCCTTGTGACAAATAATATTGACCTTGTTAGCGGTTATGGCTTAGCTGTTCTAACCCCAAATGTCAATGAATACAAGCGTCTTGTGGAGAAAGTATTGAGTTCAGAAGTGAATGATGTAGATGCTACTCAGCAAGTGCTCTCTCTTGCCAAAAA GATTGGTGGCGTTACtattttaaagaaagaaaaatctgATCTGATAAGTGATGGTGATACAG TCAAATCGGTGAGCATATATGGTTCTCCTAGACGATGCGGCGGCCAAGGTGATATCCTTTCTGGAAG TGTCGCTGTCTTTTTGTCGTGGGCACGCCAACATATCATAGCTGCTGATCCAAATTCAAATCTCAG TTGTAAAAATCCAGCTGTTCTGGGATGCGTTGCTGGGTCTGCAATGATGAGGAAGGCTGCTTCACTTGCATTCTGCCATAAGAAAAGATCAACAGTCACTGGTGACATTATTGAGTGCCTTGGGGAAAG TTTGGAAGATATTTGCCCTGCCACTTAA
- the LOC107468904 gene encoding ATP-dependent (S)-NAD(P)H-hydrate dehydratase isoform X2, with amino-acid sequence MQQDLRSVEVDAESVIRSITPALDPTRHKGQAGKIAVIGGCREYTGAPYFAAISALKIGADLSHVFCTKDAAPVIKSYSPELIVHPVLEESYSVREEDKKTISRKVLAEVDKWMERFDCLVIGPGLGRDPFLLDCVSEIMRHARQTNVPIVIDGDGLFLVTNNIDLVSGYGLAVLTPNVNEYKRLVEKVLSSEVNDVDATQQVLSLAKKIGGVTILKKEKSDLISDGDTVKSVSIYGSPRRCGGQGDILSGSVAVFLSWARQHIIAADPNSNLSCKNPAVLGCVAGSAMMRKAASLAFCHKKRSTVTGDIIECLGESLEDICPAT; translated from the exons ATGCAGCAAGACTTAAGATCTGTTGAGGTTGATGCTGAGAGTGTTATTAGATCAATTACTCCTGCCCTTGATCCTACTAGACATAAAGGCCAGGCAG gaaaaataGCTGTTATTGGAGGGTGCCGTGAATACACAGGTGCTCCATATTTTGCTGCTATTTCGGCTTTAAAAATT GGTGCGGATCTGTCCCATGTTTTTTGTACAAAAGATGCTGCTCCTGTCATCAAAAGCTACAGTCCAGAGTTGATTGTGCACCCTGTATTGGAAGAATCATACAGTGTCAG GGAGGAGGACAAGAAAACCATATCTCGCAAGGTTCTTGCCGAAGTTGACAAATGGATGGAAAGATTTGATTGTCTTGTCATTGGTCCAGGCCTGGGAAGAGATCCATTCCTTCTA GATTGTGTGAGTGAAATAATGAGACATGCAAGACAGACAAATGTCCCAATTGTGATTGATGGG GATGGACTTTTCCTTGTGACAAATAATATTGACCTTGTTAGCGGTTATGGCTTAGCTGTTCTAACCCCAAATGTCAATGAATACAAGCGTCTTGTGGAGAAAGTATTGAGTTCAGAAGTGAATGATGTAGATGCTACTCAGCAAGTGCTCTCTCTTGCCAAAAA GATTGGTGGCGTTACtattttaaagaaagaaaaatctgATCTGATAAGTGATGGTGATACAG TCAAATCGGTGAGCATATATGGTTCTCCTAGACGATGCGGCGGCCAAGGTGATATCCTTTCTGGAAG TGTCGCTGTCTTTTTGTCGTGGGCACGCCAACATATCATAGCTGCTGATCCAAATTCAAATCTCAG TTGTAAAAATCCAGCTGTTCTGGGATGCGTTGCTGGGTCTGCAATGATGAGGAAGGCTGCTTCACTTGCATTCTGCCATAAGAAAAGATCAACAGTCACTGGTGACATTATTGAGTGCCTTGGGGAAAG TTTGGAAGATATTTGCCCTGCCACTTAA
- the LOC107468915 gene encoding protein trichome birefringence-like 11 has protein sequence MPISEAFRRVKLMRLLEPSVSVGLAGFFLLITCCFFFYFDYTPFGFLAQSQTLALPPVSVSEHRDNSVDEFLGEKECDFFQGKWVWDESYPLYDSKDCNFLDDGFRCSENGRHDSFYTKWRWQPKHCNLPRFNATMMLEKLRNKRLVFAGDSIGRNQWESFLCMLSSVVTNKKSIYEVNGNPITKHKGFLVFKFRDFNCTVEYYRAPFLVLQSRPPAGAARNIRTTLKVDKMDWNSLKWRDAHVLVLNTGHWWNHEKTIRGGCYFQQGMEVKMEMKVEDAYRKSMETVLNWIQDNVNVNKSQVFFRTYAPVHFRSGDWRSGGSCHLETLPELNMSLVPNDNWSQFKIGNSLLSSHKNSTQLVKLKILNITEMTAQRKDGHSSIYYLGPNGGTAALHRQDCSHWCLPGVPDTWNELLYAMFMKHEGFS, from the exons ATGCCGATTTCCGAAGCCTTTCGAAGAGTCAAACTTATGAGGCTGTTGGAACCTTCTGTTTCTGTTGGTCTTGCTGGATTCTTTCTACTCATCAcgtgctgcttcttcttctactttgaCTACACACCATTCGGATTCTTGGCTCAATCACAAACCCTTGCTTTGCCTCCGGTTTCGGTTTCGGAACACAGAGATAACAGCGTTGATGAGTTTCTTGGAGAAAAGGAGTGTGATTTTTTTCAGGGTAAGTGGGTTTGGGATGAGAGTTACCCTTTGTATGACTCAAAAGATTGTAACTTCCTTGATGATGGCTTTCGTTGTTCTGAAAATGGTAGACATGATTCCTTTTACACAAAGTGGAGGTGGCAACCCAAACATTGCAACTTGCCAAG atTCAATGCAACAATGATGTTGGAAAAACTGAGAAACAAACGCCTAGTGTTTGCCGGGGACTCAATCGGAAGAAATCAATGGGAGTCATTCTTATGCATGCTGTCTTCTGTAGTCACTAACAAGAAATCAATCTATGAAGTAAATGGCAACCCAATCACAAAGCACAAGGGGTTCTTAGTTTTCAAATTCAGAGACTTTAACTGTACTGTAGAATACTACAGAGCTCCATTTCTTGTATTGCAAAGCCGGCCGCCGGCCGGCGCTGCTAGAAACATTAGGACAACCTTGAAGGTGGATAAAATGGATTGGAACTCTTTGAAGTGGAGAGATGCACATGTCTTGGTTCTTAACACAGGACACTGGTGGAATCATGAAAAAACCATAAGAGG AGGCTGTTATTTCCAACAAGGTATGGAAGTTAAGATGGAAATGAAGGTGGAAGATGCATATAGGAAGTCTATGGAGACAGTGTTGAATTGGATACAAGATAATGTAAATGTTAACAAGAGTCAAGTTTTCTTTCGTACATATGCACCCGTGCACTTCAG AAGTGGAGATTGGAGAAGCGGTGGAAGTTGTCATTTGGAAACACTGCCAGAGCTTAACATGTCATTAGTGCCTAATGATAACTGGTCACAATTCAAAATAGGCAATTCATTGCTATCATCACACAAAAATAGCACTCAACTTGTCAAGTTGAAAATATTGAATATAACAGAGATGACAGCTCAGAGAAAAGATGGGCACTCATCAATCTACTATCTTGGTCCGAATGGCGGCACGGCGGCACTCCATCGGCAAGATTGCAGCCACTGGTGTCTGCCTGGTGTACCTGATACATGGAATGAGCTGCTTTATGCAATGTTCATGAAACATGAAGGCTTCTCATAG